A region of Thermodesulfovibrionales bacterium DNA encodes the following proteins:
- the glyA gene encoding serine hydroxymethyltransferase, producing MEREELRIVDPEVYDAILKEKNRERDKIVLIASENYVSDAVLEAQGSIFTNKYAEGYPGRRYYGGCEYADIVENLAIRRAQELFGAEHVNVQPHSGSQANMAVYFSVLKPGDTILGMSLNQGGHLSHGAKVNFSGLMFKSVTYGVDRHTGRIDLEEVRRLAREHKPQMIVVGASAYSRILDFETFSGIAEEAGALLMADIAHIAGLIGAGVHPSPIPYADFVTTTTHKTLRGPRGGMIMCKAGYGKAIDKMIFPGIQGGPLVHVMAAKAVALREALSPAFKEYQIQVVRNAQKLAEAMIGRGFKIISGGTENHLMLVDLTDKNITGKEAEEALDLSGITVNKNAIPYDSRPPAVTSGIRLGTPCVTTRGMKESEMVEIASIIAEVLENRKNPDEVKRLNQRVKTLCMKFPIYG from the coding sequence ATGGAGCGGGAAGAACTGCGAATTGTTGACCCTGAAGTGTATGACGCTATCCTGAAGGAGAAGAACAGGGAAAGAGATAAGATTGTCCTGATAGCTTCCGAGAATTATGTGAGCGATGCCGTCCTCGAGGCGCAGGGCTCGATTTTCACCAATAAGTACGCTGAAGGCTATCCCGGGAGGAGATACTACGGCGGATGTGAGTACGCTGACATTGTCGAAAACCTCGCTATTCGTAGGGCACAGGAGCTCTTTGGCGCAGAACATGTGAATGTGCAGCCTCATTCGGGCTCCCAGGCGAACATGGCCGTGTACTTTTCTGTCCTGAAGCCCGGCGATACGATCCTCGGCATGAGCCTGAACCAGGGCGGTCATCTTTCGCACGGCGCGAAAGTTAATTTTTCCGGCCTCATGTTCAAGAGTGTGACCTATGGCGTAGACCGGCACACCGGCCGCATCGATCTGGAAGAGGTGAGAAGGCTTGCTCGAGAGCATAAACCGCAGATGATCGTTGTCGGTGCCAGCGCGTATTCGAGGATACTCGATTTCGAGACGTTCTCTGGTATCGCGGAGGAGGCGGGAGCCCTCTTGATGGCTGATATAGCCCATATAGCCGGTCTGATCGGAGCGGGGGTCCATCCGTCCCCGATACCCTATGCGGACTTTGTCACGACAACCACCCACAAGACCCTCCGGGGACCCCGCGGGGGGATGATTATGTGCAAGGCCGGATACGGCAAAGCGATCGACAAGATGATCTTCCCCGGGATACAGGGAGGGCCGCTTGTTCATGTGATGGCCGCAAAGGCCGTTGCTCTCAGGGAGGCTTTGAGCCCCGCATTCAAGGAGTATCAGATCCAGGTGGTAAGAAATGCGCAGAAGCTCGCTGAGGCGATGATCGGGAGGGGATTTAAAATCATATCGGGAGGGACGGAAAACCATCTCATGCTCGTCGACCTGACCGATAAGAATATAACGGGGAAAGAGGCTGAGGAGGCCCTTGACTTGTCGGGCATCACCGTGAACAAGAACGCCATCCCTTACGATTCTCGGCCTCCCGCAGTGACCAGCGGCATAAGGCTCGGGACCCCCTGCGTGACGACACGGGGGATGAAAGAGTCGGAAATGGTCGAGATAGCATCTATCATCGCGGAGGTCTTGGAGAATAGAAAGAATCCTGACGAAGTGAAGCGCCTCAATCAGCGGGTCAAGACCCTCTGCATGAAATTCCCCATATACGGATGA
- a CDS encoding tetratricopeptide repeat protein, which produces MLNLLTHFADYDTFIVSMTDKMLIIKEAQKYLAKGQIDKAIAEWERLVNEAPDANAYNTIGDLYLRKGEKRSATDNFHKAANFFRAEGFSLKALALYKKIINIDPSDADSLAALGELSEAKGLITDAIKYYLSAADILSKDMKKDKFLHIYEKILALAPFNIPLRDKVAGLFLKEGLVSDAIREYLLIARLCDDREDLEQAKEYFSKVLDVHPDNKDALLGLSSAFEKTGDMEKAVRYAKKAVAAHPDNLESLERCARILGKIGAFDEALSCLSPAIELRPFDAEIRKLVGDIYLASGQRGKAWESYTSVVDAFVTDGKVQEAIDLAKGFRDIDPEGVGKLLLTLYRQNGDTEAVFAESLSIAEFLSGSGLRKEALSYYREALKIHPDDLQVKKRLAEQEIQMGIEGGAPDKERSSEDLLEDVEIFMNYGLFEDARAILEDLKTKEPDNADVHTRLKSVYLATEDREQAVTQCLILAELYGKTGEAEKREALLKEANEIRPGDPRLAEMVSPPGGEPAVAPDEFASSNFEDYSEEIAEAEFYGRQGLSQDALRIYQKLLNLFPDNEELRKKVASLQGDTLEPPLVGEGAAVDADEEFQFEEFTLPESDTLEAIESSEPQFDSDVLDIFTEFKKGLEKELEEEDFETHYNLGIAYKEMELLDDAIKEFQLSRKDHKYYVRSLVMLGICYMDKGLFPLAIDSFKTALAGIETRGDSYWGAKYDLGSAYEKNGNVQEAFAIFSEVYGWDSNFREVTEKLNRLKTIVGKAELPSPVKEKKDRVSYL; this is translated from the coding sequence ATGCTTAATTTATTGACACATTTTGCCGATTATGATACTTTCATAGTAAGCATGACCGACAAGATGCTGATAATAAAGGAAGCTCAGAAGTATCTCGCGAAGGGACAGATCGACAAGGCTATCGCTGAATGGGAGAGACTCGTAAATGAGGCCCCTGATGCAAATGCCTATAACACGATCGGGGACCTCTATCTCAGGAAAGGCGAAAAACGATCCGCAACGGATAACTTCCACAAGGCAGCCAATTTCTTCAGGGCCGAGGGGTTCTCCCTCAAGGCCCTTGCCCTCTATAAAAAGATAATCAACATCGACCCCTCTGATGCCGACTCCCTTGCGGCATTGGGCGAGCTGAGTGAGGCGAAGGGCCTGATCACAGACGCGATAAAGTATTATCTCTCGGCTGCCGATATCCTTTCAAAGGATATGAAGAAAGATAAGTTTCTCCATATCTATGAGAAGATTCTCGCCCTCGCTCCGTTCAACATCCCCCTCAGGGACAAGGTTGCCGGGCTCTTTCTGAAAGAAGGTCTCGTATCAGATGCCATACGGGAATATCTCCTCATAGCGCGACTCTGCGATGACAGGGAGGATCTGGAACAGGCGAAAGAATACTTTTCGAAGGTGCTCGATGTTCACCCCGATAATAAGGATGCTCTCCTCGGACTGAGTTCTGCCTTCGAGAAGACGGGTGACATGGAAAAAGCTGTTCGCTACGCCAAGAAAGCTGTTGCAGCTCACCCTGACAATCTGGAATCTCTCGAGCGATGCGCTAGAATCCTTGGGAAAATCGGTGCCTTTGATGAAGCGCTCTCCTGTCTCTCGCCTGCCATTGAATTACGCCCCTTTGATGCCGAAATACGCAAGCTCGTGGGGGATATCTATCTCGCGTCAGGCCAGAGAGGTAAAGCCTGGGAATCATATACCAGCGTGGTTGACGCCTTCGTGACCGACGGAAAGGTTCAGGAGGCGATAGATCTTGCAAAAGGATTCAGGGATATCGATCCCGAGGGGGTCGGAAAGCTCCTCTTAACGCTTTACCGTCAAAATGGTGACACGGAAGCGGTATTTGCAGAGAGTCTCTCCATCGCTGAGTTTCTCTCCGGAAGCGGTCTTCGGAAAGAAGCCCTCAGCTATTACCGCGAGGCGCTAAAGATCCACCCCGATGACCTTCAGGTCAAGAAGAGACTCGCAGAGCAGGAAATACAGATGGGCATTGAGGGTGGTGCTCCGGATAAAGAGAGGTCCTCCGAGGATCTGCTCGAAGACGTAGAGATATTCATGAACTACGGGCTCTTTGAAGATGCAAGGGCTATCCTTGAAGACCTCAAGACGAAGGAACCTGATAATGCTGATGTCCATACGAGACTTAAGTCGGTTTATTTGGCGACAGAAGACAGGGAGCAGGCGGTCACGCAATGTCTCATACTCGCAGAACTTTATGGGAAAACGGGCGAGGCCGAAAAAAGAGAAGCACTCCTAAAGGAGGCTAACGAGATACGCCCCGGGGATCCGAGACTTGCCGAGATGGTCTCTCCGCCCGGTGGTGAGCCTGCCGTTGCCCCGGATGAATTTGCGTCGTCCAATTTCGAAGATTACAGCGAGGAAATCGCCGAGGCTGAATTCTATGGCCGGCAGGGGCTTTCACAGGACGCGCTCAGGATTTACCAGAAACTGCTCAACCTCTTCCCGGACAATGAGGAGCTGCGGAAGAAGGTCGCCTCCCTCCAGGGTGATACGCTCGAGCCTCCCCTCGTCGGAGAGGGCGCGGCCGTTGATGCAGATGAGGAGTTTCAATTTGAGGAGTTTACCCTTCCTGAATCCGATACCCTTGAGGCAATAGAGTCCTCCGAGCCCCAATTCGACAGTGATGTCCTCGATATCTTTACAGAATTCAAGAAAGGGCTCGAAAAAGAACTCGAAGAGGAAGACTTTGAAACACACTACAACCTCGGCATCGCCTATAAAGAGATGGAACTCCTCGATGATGCGATAAAGGAGTTCCAGTTATCACGGAAGGATCATAAATACTACGTCAGGTCGCTCGTCATGCTCGGAATCTGTTACATGGATAAGGGGCTCTTCCCTCTTGCGATCGATTCCTTTAAAACAGCGCTTGCCGGCATCGAAACCCGTGGTGACTCCTATTGGGGCGCGAAGTACGACCTCGGTTCCGCCTATGAAAAGAATGGGAATGTCCAGGAGGCTTTTGCTATATTCAGCGAAGTGTACGGCTGGGATTCAAATTTCAGAGAGGTTACCGAAAAACTCAACCGTCTCAAGACAATCGTCGGGAAGGCCGAGCTCCCGTCACCAGTGAAGGAAAAGAAAGACAGGGTCTCGTACCTCTGA
- a CDS encoding AAA family ATPase: MDYLEYYNLREHPFSNVVDNRFYYNSPQYSNALVKLKYAIDTKKGLAVVIGDIGSGKTTLARRLLEGMDETNYEATLLVIIHSSVSSEWLLKKFAMQLGIAPIPAEKLDLLSLIYKRLLEINESGKTAVLLMDEVQMLKSKELMEEFRGLLNMEMPGGKMLNLIFFGLSDLEDVLSLDEPLKQRVAMKISLKPFSADDTRQYIQHRLKIAGNEHSVFVDEAFAAIYKYSNGTPRLINTICDNSLLEGYLLRAKEIEEKVIRGVAIDLGLTGE, encoded by the coding sequence ATGGATTACCTCGAATATTATAACCTGAGAGAGCATCCCTTCTCGAATGTCGTGGACAACAGATTTTACTACAACAGTCCACAATACTCTAATGCCCTCGTAAAGCTCAAATACGCTATCGACACGAAGAAGGGGCTCGCAGTCGTCATAGGAGATATCGGCTCCGGCAAGACCACGCTTGCGCGACGGCTCCTCGAAGGTATGGATGAGACAAACTATGAGGCGACGCTCCTCGTTATCATTCATTCCTCAGTGAGTTCAGAGTGGCTCCTCAAGAAATTTGCGATGCAGCTCGGAATCGCCCCGATACCTGCTGAAAAACTCGATCTCTTGAGCCTCATTTACAAAAGACTCCTGGAGATTAATGAAAGCGGCAAGACCGCCGTTCTCCTCATGGATGAAGTGCAGATGCTGAAATCGAAGGAGCTCATGGAAGAGTTCAGGGGACTCCTGAATATGGAAATGCCTGGGGGCAAAATGCTCAACCTCATCTTCTTCGGGCTGTCCGACTTAGAAGACGTCCTTTCCCTCGATGAGCCTCTGAAACAGCGGGTGGCAATGAAAATCTCCCTGAAGCCGTTTTCAGCTGATGATACGCGACAGTACATCCAGCATCGGCTGAAGATAGCGGGGAACGAACACAGCGTCTTCGTTGATGAAGCGTTCGCTGCCATATATAAATACTCCAACGGGACACCACGCCTCATAAATACCATCTGCGACAACTCGTTGCTTGAAGGGTACCTGTTGCGAGCAAAGGAGATCGAAGAAAAGGTCATCCGGGGAGTCGCGATCGACCTCGGCCTTACCGGGGAGTGA
- the rpiB gene encoding ribose 5-phosphate isomerase B has translation MTVVIGCDHAGLELKLEIISLLKEIGVDCLDSGTDSLQSVDYPDFGERVSDAVSSGKFERGILICGTGIGMSIVANKFPNIRASLCNDLFAAKMSRLHNDANMLVIGGRIVGKDLAREIVRVWFSTPFEGGRHLRRLDKIRQIEERMRGIGDGAGRTANC, from the coding sequence ATGACGGTCGTGATAGGTTGTGACCATGCCGGTTTGGAGCTTAAACTCGAGATAATTTCCCTTCTCAAAGAGATCGGGGTGGATTGTCTTGATTCGGGTACTGACAGCCTTCAATCTGTCGATTATCCTGACTTCGGAGAGAGGGTCTCCGACGCGGTCAGTTCGGGTAAGTTCGAGAGGGGAATCCTCATCTGCGGTACGGGAATCGGCATGTCGATCGTGGCGAATAAATTCCCGAATATTCGGGCGTCACTCTGCAACGACCTGTTCGCCGCGAAGATGAGCAGACTTCACAACGATGCAAACATGCTCGTCATCGGAGGCAGGATTGTGGGGAAAGACCTTGCCAGAGAGATTGTGCGGGTGTGGTTTTCAACTCCCTTTGAGGGGGGGAGACACCTGAGGAGACTGGATAAGATAAGGCAGATAGAGGAAAGGATGAGAGGAATAGGAGATGGAGCGGGAAGAACTGCGAATTGTTGA